From a region of the Helianthus annuus cultivar XRQ/B chromosome 5, HanXRQr2.0-SUNRISE, whole genome shotgun sequence genome:
- the LOC110943396 gene encoding uncharacterized protein LOC110943396, producing MADYFVEDPKYNEDIFRHRFCMSKRLFLKIVADVEENDPWFEEAPDARGRKGFTPLQKVTSAIKQLATGNTLDENDEYLHMAERPSRECLEYFCDTVCKIYGPEFLRRPTSHDMALLYQAHEEKHHLPEYRGQYMRGDHRYPTAMLEAVASQDLWFWHAFAGPPGSQNDINSIPYPHEVDQKKFKRQHEAARKDVERAFGILKAKWGVLSRPMRARSVKKIRSVMYTCIILHNMILKDEGKAIAPVHIRDPPVEPALDDTVLGELIDEDTHWRLKHDLIDHLASQDLPHLLIDSVED from the exons atggcgGATTATTTTGTCGAAGACCCGAAGTACAacgaagatatctttcgacatagGTTCTGTATGTCGAAacgtttgtttctaaaaattgtGGCCGACGTGGAAGAGAACGACCCGTGGTTTGAAGAGGCCCCCGATGCGCGAGGTAGGAAGGGGTTTACGCCGTTGCAAAAGGTGACATCGGCTATTAAACAGCTCGCAACTGGTAACACTCTAGACGAGAACGACGAGTACTTGCATATGGCCGAAAGACCTTCCCGCGAGTGCCTAGAATATTTTTGCGACACGGTTTGCAAAATATACGGTCCCGAGTTCTTACGTAGACCGACAAGCCACGACATGGCACTTTTATACCAAGCTCATGAGGAAAAACATCACCTTCCAG AGTATCGAGGCCAATATATGCGAGGAGATCACCGATACCCGACTGCTATGCTCGAAGCGGTTGCTTCTCAAGACTTATGGTTTTGGCATGCTTTTGCCGGTCCACCGGGTTCTCAAAACGATATCAAT tcgatTCCTTACCCTCACGAAGTAGACCAAAAGAAATTCAAGAGGCAACATGAGGCGGCAAGAAAAGACGTCGAACGGGCTTTTGGTATTTTGAAGGCGAAATGGGGTGTATTGAGTCGACCGATGCGAGCAAGATCCGTTAAAAAAATTAGGAGTGTTATGTACACGTgtattattttacacaacatgattttgaaagatgAAGGAAAGGCGATAGCACCGGTGCACATTCGTGATCCTCCAGTCGAGCCTGCTCTAGACGATACGGTGTTGGGCGAGTTGATAGATGAAGacacgcattggagactaaaacacgatctcaTAGATCATCTCGCAAGTCAAGATTTACCCCACCTTTTGATCGATTCCGTCGAAGACTAG